The following DNA comes from Deinococcus sp. YIM 134068.
CCAGACCTGGAAGGTCCCCTCCGGGTGTTCGACCCTGAGCGCCCCCGTGCGGCCCTGCCCGCCGAGGAGGGACAGCAGCTCGATGGGATCGAAGGTTTCGAGGTTGGTGGTGTTCAGCATGGGAAGTGGGGCCATGAAACGGAGAGGCCCCATTCCACAGACGCCCTGTTCTCGCACGGTCCCCGCCCACATGCAAGCGGGCCGAGGGGAGGGGGATGGGGGGTAGGACCCCCGGCGGGGAGCGTGTGTGGAAGTGGATGACCAGGGGAACGCACGCGCTGCTCCGGGGACGCCCTGCCCGTCCTTCTGGACGACGAACACGCCCCACGGCTCAACCCGTCACTCACCCCAGGCGTTTGAGGCGCAAAAGAAATGGCTCCACGTCCTCGCGGGATCGTTCAGGAGACTGGGGAAGAGGCCTCCTCCCCTCCATGTTCCCCTACCCGCGCAGCAGGTGGGAGAAGTCCGCGCCGTCCAGGGGTGGAAGCTCGTTCAGGCCGGTCAGGCCGAATTCCAGCAGGAATTTCTCGGTGGTGCCGTAGAGCAGAGGCTGGCCGACGGCGGGGCTGCGGCCCACGACCTTCACGAGTTCGCGCTCCTGAAGGGTGACGACCGTGCCCGCGCTGCCGCCGCGCATCGCCTCGATCTCCGCGCGGGTGATGGGCTGGCGGTAGGCGACGACCGCGAGGACCTCCAGCGCGGCGGCGCTCAGCGTGGGCAGCGGCGGCGGCGCGAGCAGGGGCGCGAGGTGCGCGGCCAGCCCCGGCGGCACGACGAGGCGGTAGCCCCCCGCCACCGCCTCCACCGTGAAGCCCAGGCCCGCGCCCTCCAGCACGGCCCCGAACTCGTCAAGCGCGCGGGCGGCGGCCTCCTCGGGCAGCCCCAGCAACCCGGCCACCTCGCGCCGGGTGACGGGCCGTCCGGCGGCGAGCAGGGCCGCGCCGATCAGGGCATGGGGGGTGGGCGGAGGACTCATTCGCACCCCAGCCCTGTTCTCAAACGACGCCGCCAACTCTTCGCGCGGCCTGGGGGAGCCGAGAAGTCAGGCACGAGGTCGGACGACCCCCTCCTCACAATTTCCCTCCGTGAAGCCTCAACCGCTCCCGCACCGCCTCCGAGGGGAGGGCACCCTCGCGCAGCACCTCCAGCCTCCCACCGTCCGGCCACACGCGCACGACGGTGCTCGCCCGACCCGACGCCGCAACCCCGCCGTCCGGCAGCAGGAAATCCGCGAGGCCGGACGCCCGCGCCTGCTCGGGGGTGCGCGCGGCCTCCTCCCCGCTGCGGTTGAGGCTGGTCGTGGCGAGGGTACCCCCGCAGGCGCACAGCAGGGCGAGCGCGACCGGGTGGTCCGGCACCCGCACCCCCACCCAGCCGTCCGGGGCAAGGTCAGGCGGACAGGCCGCGCTGGCGGGCAGCACAAGCGTGAGGGGACCGGGCCACAGCCCCGCCACGGCGTCGAAGACCGCGCCGCCCAGCGTGAGGGCACGCGCCGCCCCCACATCCACGCACGAGAGCTGCACGGGTTTGCCCGCCTCGCGGCCCTTGCGGACGTACAGGAGTTCGGACGCCTCCGGCCTGACGGCGAGACCCCAGACCGTCTCGGTGGGGTAGCCGACCACACCGCCCGAGGCGATGACCCCGGCGGCCCGTGCAATTTCGTGAGTCCAGTCCATCCCCAAGCCGCCGCTTCCTGCCTGTGCGCCCGGCCTGTAAGGGGAGCGCAAGACGGGCCTGACTATACTCGCGCCCATGCCGGTCTACGAATATCGCGTCCGGGACCGTTCCGGGAAGAGCATGAAGTCCCAGATGGAGGCCGAGTCCCTCGCCCAGGTGCGTGACGCCCTGCGGGCGAAAAACCTCCTCATCCTGGAGATCAAGGCTCCCAAAACCGGTCTGAGCGCCGACGTGAAGATTCCCGGCCTGGGCGACCGTCCCCCGAACCTCAAGCAGGTGGCCGTGTTTTCCAAGCAGCTCGCCACCCTGATCAACGCGGGCGTGCCGCTCGTGCAGTCGCTCGCCATCCTCCAGCGCCAGATCGAGAGCAAGGCCTTTCAGGGCATCATCAAGGGAATGCGCGCGGACGTGGAGGCGGGCACGCCGCTGAGCGAGGCGCTGCTCAAGCATCCCAAAGTCTTCAACCGCCTGTACATCAACCTCGTCAAGGCGGGCGAGACGAGTGGGACGCTGGACAGCATCCTCGAGCGCATCGCCGCCTTTCAGGAAAAGGAACTCGCCCTGCGCGGCAAGCTCAAGAGCGCGCTGACGTACCCGGTGGTCGTGCTCGTGTTCGCCATCGGGATCACGTACTTCCTGCTCACGACCATCGTGCCGCAGTTCGCGGGGATTCTGGAGCAGCTCAACGCGCCGCTCCCCATGATCACCAAGATTCTGATGGCCGTCTCGGACTTCCTGAAGAACTCCGGCCTGCTGATCTTCGTCTTCGTCGGCGTTGTGGTCGCCCTCTACCGCTGGTATTACAAGAGACCGAGTGGCCGGGTGGTCATCGACCGCATCAAGCTGCGGCTGCCCGTCTTCGGGAACCTGCTGCAAAAGAGCGCCATCAGCTCCTTCGCGCGCACCTTCGGCCTCCTGATCAGCTCCGGCGTGAACATCATCGAGAGCCTGGAGATCACGAAGGGCACGGCGAACAACGCCATCGTGGAGGAGACCATCGAGAACGCCAAGAACGTGGTGATGGTGGGCGACCCCATGAGCGCGAGCCTCGCCACGAGTAAGGTCTTCCCGCCGATGGTGGTGAGCATGGTCTCCATCGGCGAGGAGACCGGCTCGCTCGACACCATGCTCGGCAAGGTGGGCGACTTCTACGA
Coding sequences within:
- the scpB gene encoding SMC-Scp complex subunit ScpB, translated to MSPPPTPHALIGAALLAAGRPVTRREVAGLLGLPEEAAARALDEFGAVLEGAGLGFTVEAVAGGYRLVVPPGLAAHLAPLLAPPPLPTLSAAALEVLAVVAYRQPITRAEIEAMRGGSAGTVVTLQERELVKVVGRSPAVGQPLLYGTTEKFLLEFGLTGLNELPPLDGADFSHLLRG
- a CDS encoding L-threonylcarbamoyladenylate synthase, translated to MDWTHEIARAAGVIASGGVVGYPTETVWGLAVRPEASELLYVRKGREAGKPVQLSCVDVGAARALTLGGAVFDAVAGLWPGPLTLVLPASAACPPDLAPDGWVGVRVPDHPVALALLCACGGTLATTSLNRSGEEAARTPEQARASGLADFLLPDGGVAASGRASTVVRVWPDGGRLEVLREGALPSEAVRERLRLHGGKL
- a CDS encoding type II secretion system F family protein, which produces MPVYEYRVRDRSGKSMKSQMEAESLAQVRDALRAKNLLILEIKAPKTGLSADVKIPGLGDRPPNLKQVAVFSKQLATLINAGVPLVQSLAILQRQIESKAFQGIIKGMRADVEAGTPLSEALLKHPKVFNRLYINLVKAGETSGTLDSILERIAAFQEKELALRGKLKSALTYPVVVLVFAIGITYFLLTTIVPQFAGILEQLNAPLPMITKILMAVSDFLKNSGLLIFVFVGVVVALYRWYYKRPSGRVVIDRIKLRLPVFGNLLQKSAISSFARTFGLLISSGVNIIESLEITKGTANNAIVEETIENAKNVVMVGDPMSASLATSKVFPPMVVSMVSIGEETGSLDTMLGKVGDFYDREVDEAVDSLTAAIEPLMIVFLGGIVGVIVAGMFLPMFSIIGQLSQ